CATTCAAAGAGCTTCTGATCGATTCAAAAGAAAAATTGGTCCGGCTTTCCGGTGCGGCGGTGCGTATTTATCCATCGGTTAATCAACGAAACAGCACCGACATACGGGCTGGCAAACTAAGTATTCTTGGCCTGGATTTTAATCTGTTATATCAAAAACAATTGGTGAAGGCGGACTCTGTTTTTCTTGAAAACCCGTTTGTAACTTCTGAGCTTTTTGTTGGTGGAAAAGCTGCTAAAAACGGTGGGAATAACAAAAAAGCCTTATTTGACAGTACCTTAAATCAACTGCCGGTCGGTTTTAATATTCGTCATGTAGTGATGCAAAATGGAGGCGTGTCGATGAATCTGCATCAGGCTGGAAAAATAACTCGGTTTTCAGCAGCTAATGATAATGTCAGCATTTCCGGTTTTCACCTGAATGATTCCGAAAAAAAGGAGCTGACGATTGGTGGTTTTCATTACACCATCCGCAACTATACGGGGTTTTTGCCAGACAGCCTGCTTGGTTTGAAGTTTGACAGTTTACAGTTTATAAATGATAAAATAATACTGCATAACCTGGTCGCCTCCACGCCGCCAGGCAAGCGAAATAAGGTAATCAGAGATTATCGGATTCCGCGCTTTGAGATTACAGGAATGGACTGGCTTTCCTTTATTTTTTACAATAATTTTAAAGCGCGTGACGCTGTTATGTACCGGCCGGTTCTGCGCTCTGAAAAATATCCGGAGCTAAATCCGGTATTGCCAGGGAAAACCAAAAGGTCCGTATATCAGAATCTGTCTTTGATGGATAAGATCATTGATCTTGAAAAACTGCGCATCATCCAGGGAGATGTAAGTTTGAAGCGGGGCAATAATCTGGAACTACGACTGGAAAATCTAAATCTGAGTATCCATGTTGGTAAGCTTGGAAAGGCCAGATCGCCTGATGAACTGGTCCGGTCCGTTAAGCAGTTATACTTTGGAAGAGCGACAGTCAGTACACCTTCGGTAATCGTTGCCACGGGCCCTTCTATTTTTAACGAAATCGGACAGAAGCTTGTTTTTGACAGTGTCAGAGTCGATACCAAAAATGGCGATATTGGCGGGACCTTTAAAAAAGTGGAGGCACAGGATTTTTCTTTTGAAAATAATCAGCTTGATATAAGTCGGTTGGAATGGGAAGAAGGCTTCGTTACAATAGATCAGACGGGCTCAGGCGTGGTGTTACCGGTAAAATCAAATCGTACACTCTGGTTTTCTATTGAAAAAATGAGCGGTAACAACACCAGGCTGCATTTTACAAGCCAAAAAGTGGCGGCAGATGTTTTACTGGAAAATCTGTCGGCCAGTAAAATTTCAAGAGAAAAAGGAAGTAATCTGCAAACCGAAGATCTTCGCGGAATGGGCAGTAATGCCATTGTCAAAATGCCAAACGGAATTTTGCAACTGGGTGATTTTGATATAAGGGATAAGGAAATTTCAAGAGTTCGGGATATCGTTTTTCAAAGCCGTGATCAGGCCGATACTTTACGGGTCAATGTTCCGGTTCTGGAATTTACGCCTTACATGCAAGAGACGCTGCTTACCAAGAAGATAAAATTGGACTCAGTCCGGGTGAATAGCCCCCGGATTGCATTTTTCGCCGGTTTAGGTAGTGAGAAAAATACGGATTCTGTAAAATCCCTGGCGTTACCAGGATTTGATATTAATGCACTGGCAGTGACGGACGCATTTTTTCAAGCCAAAGTTTCCGGCGACAGTATTTTGGCCAGTCGCGTTTCTTTAACTTCCAAAAGTTTGGGAGCAAAGAAGGACAGTGCCCTTCGCGCCGAACAGATCAATATTAAAGCCAGCGGTTTATTTTTTAATAAAAGTGAGGATCACGTCAAGACAGACGGGGATTTGTCTGCCAGCCTTCATTATTTTGAATACGATCCGGGCCATAAAACCTGGGCGATGCAGCTCGATAGCCTTGGAGCAGAAAAGGTTGGTTTTAATCGAAACAAATCTGAAAAGCACACGGCGCTTTCTTTACAAAAATTGAAAATTGAAAACCTTTCGGCCAATCAAAATGATCTTGATGAAGGCCTGCCCTGGGTTATCAACCGCTCAGCGGCACGTCTGCAAGTGGATTCCCTGCATCTTAAATCTGAAAAAAGTACTATTGGCTTGGGCCAACTTCATTTTGATGCAAAACAACAGCAGCTTACTGCCCGATCATTCTCACTTCATCCGGCGGTAAGCAGGGAGGATTTTTATGAAGGCCGGATTTATCGTAAAATTTACCTGTCGGCTAAAACCGGAGAAGTGAAGATAAGTGGGTTGGAGCTCAGAAAAGAAGGTATTAAAATATCTTCCCTGGGCGTGGATGCTGCCGCACTTTCAATTTATGCAGATAAAATGAAAAAATTCGGCCCACCTGTCATACAGCCTTTACCGGTAGCATCTTTGGCAAAAATAGGATTCCCTTTCCAAATTGATCAAATGCAGCTTCATCATGCCAAGGTTTACTACACAGAGTTAAGTCCAATTTCAAAAGATACCGGAAGTGTGAATTTTTCATCGGTAAATGCCAGTATCCGTAACATTTTCTCAGGTATGGGTAAAAATCATGATAGTCTGCATGTTGATGTTTCTGCGCTTTTTCTGGATAAAATGAAGCTGCAAGTCGCGATGAATCAGTCTTACCGCGACACGCTGGGTGGTCTGCGGCTTGATATAGCGCTAGGCGCCGGTAAGTTTACAGAACTCAATCCTTTTCTGGCTCCCATGCTTTCTGCGCGTGCCACATCAGGCTATCTTGATTCCATGCGAATGACTGCCATCGGCAATGACTATGTTTCACAAGGAAGCATGCATATGCAATATCATCACTTTAAGGCGCAGCTGCTGGATTCCGGGAATGTAAGCAGGCAAAAATTCCGCACAAAAATAGTTGGGTTTCTTGCCAATAAAATCGCCATCCGAAACAACAATACAAAAAAAGAAGCCTCCTTTACTTTTGTCCGAAACAGACAAAAACCGGTTATTGTATATTTTTTGAGAATGGTCGTCGGCGGTAGTGCGGGCAGTATTGCGCCTGTCACGAATATTATTTTCAAAAAACAGTACAAAAAGAAAATTAAGGATGTACCAAAAAATGCGTTACTGATTTTGTAATTGAACTGTCTTCTTTCCGATTCATAATGGGCGGAAATTCTATTGTTAATTTGCTTTTACACAACGTATTAATCAGGCATACCTTTTGCAGGAGCTTTTTGTTATATGTGATTTTGTCTTCCAATTTTTATAAAATCAGATCAGCTATGGACTCAGGCATAACCTATCTAAATCCGGATGAATTATTAAAAAATCCTGCTTTTTCCCAGATCGCTGTTACAAAAGGAAATGGCAGTACCATTTATATCGGTGGCCAGAATGCAATTACAAAAGACCTGGAAATTATTGGAAAGGGTGATATTACGAGGCAAACCGAATATGTTCTGCAAAATATCGAAACAGCTTTAAGTTCCTGTGGTGCAACGCTGGACGATCTTTTTAAACTGACCATTTATATCCTGCAAGGCCAGGATGTGCGTAAAGGTTTCGAAGGAGCACAGGGGTTTATAAAGAAGTTAAAGAATCCGCCGGTTATTTCCGGAATTGTGGTTGCCGGTTTAGCAAATCCGGATTATTTGGTAGAAATTGAAGCTGTTGCTTTCAAAAAGGACGAATAAAACACCCGTTGGAGTTATCATAACCCAAGCCGAAAAATGTGTGAAACTCAAATGAATAGGTTACTCGAAAAATTCATCTGAGTATTTAACCTTCCCGTTTATAACGCTGGAAAAGTCGTTTCCGCTTAAATCAATGATCATTGAGTTTGCCTCGGATATTTTATAGGGGATTTCAATATTGTATTTACTGGTGATCCCATAGCCGAATTTTGGATAATAATCCGCGTGACCCAAAACAGTGACAAATTCAAATCCCAAACCTCTGGCTACGCGGTGACTTTCCATTACCAATCTCTTTCCAATACCAATGTTTTGATACTCTGGCCTAATAGAAAGCGGCGCCAAAACCAGCGCGTCCAAAAACTTTTCTTTTTTAATGATTTGAATTCTAGTTAATAAAATGTGACCTACGATTGTCCTTTCATCAAGTTCGGCGACAATGGATAGTTCTGGTACAAAAGCTTTTGAATTCCTTAACCGTTCAACCATAATCTGCTCACGGTGATTGCTATATTCAACGTTTTCGTATGATGCAATTATGGCTTCTGAAATTGCATCGTGGTCAGTGACTCTTTCTTGTCTAAGTTTAATTTCCATTTGCGATGCATGGGATAAGATAGTAAAATTCGCGGGTCAGAGGATCTGATGCGTAGTGATTTTAAGCTGTGCTCAAACAAGCCTAACAATGCCTTTTATTTTTGTTCCTCATAAACATCCACTGAATAACCCTCATCAAACCAGGGTGCATTGTCATCATTAGCCTGCTGTCTGGTATCACGGAATGGACCCGACCATTTTGGCTTTCCCCCGTTTTTGAAATGAAAACCTCTGTAACGGATAACTTCATTGATAAGAGAAGTGAATTCTGCCGCAGTTATCTTGCCTGCAAAAAACTGTTTTTTCAAGACAGAGCGGGTTGGTTTGGGTTTCTTTTCCATTTGAAAAACAGTTTAGTTTTTAAAGATCATAAAGGGTATAGCTGCTGATACGCCCAATTGGAGCTGTTTCCAGCCGCTTAAATCATCTTTGAATACGTCCTTCTTAATATCTTTGTAGGTAACAAAAAGTTCAATATTCAAAAGGCGCTTCGCACCGGAACTATTCAGCCCGAGTATAAAACCTGCACCTACATCATAGAGCTGTTTTTTGTCACTGCGCAACGCCGCCAGAGCATACGCATGCCAGCCAAAATTCAAATCTTTTCCAAAAAAACGGTAGTAATCAACTGGCACATTCCAACTGGAAAAGTTCTCAATGGGATCAGTATACACATTATATTCTGTGCTGGTTTTTCTGCTTGTAGATCCGTTGATGATCACAGTTTCATCCACAAGCCTGGAAGTAGACAAATCATCGAGATTAATATTTTTTTTGTAAAGCAGTCCAATGGTTAAAAGGCTTGACTTTCTGAAAGGACGGTTGAATGTGTAAAAGTTGGCCTGTAATCCCAGTGTCATGCCATTGAAACTGTTTTTGACAATTGATGAATCAAAAGCCAGCGCGTTATTATAGGTCCGGTAAGTTTTCCGGTTCCAGTTTAATACGGCACTTAACCAGTTCAGATGCATCCCTGCAATGGGCCTGCTCATTTCTATGTCGTAGATTTTGTCTTCGTACTGCTTTTGCATTTGGTCAATCAACAGATCTTCGAGCGGCATATTTATTTTCAGCCCAAATTTTGTCGTCAGGAATTGCTGCTTCGGTGTGCGCCTTGCCCAGGGAAGTGACGGATCTAAAAAGGCTATTTCGGCCAGTTCATTCAATGTAACAGAATCCCGGATCTGGGTTTGAAGTGACTGTCTGTCTTTGAAAATTTTGTTTTTTAAAGACAGTAAAGATTCCGTATTTTTCAACCTGCATGCATCCGTAGTACAGGCGCGAATGGCTTTTCGTAAAGCCGCTGTGTCTGCGGCGGCCAGTTTTAAATTCCTTCTGCCCTCGCTGATCGCGTAATTAAGCCGGGCCACTTTCTCAGGAAGTAAAAGCAGTTCGTTGCGGATACTATCGATTTTCTCATTCCGTTCAAAAAGGAGTTTTTCTCTTTTTGATACCATTTCCAGACTTTCAGATTGAAGCGATTCTATTTTCGGCGTGTTCATACGCCAGCTAAGTCTGAGCCCTAGATCAGTACCTGAGTTAAGCTTTGCTTCCTGAAAAAGGGTGGCCACATTACCACCAATAACAGAGCCGGCGGCAGAAAATCCTACTGCAAACGACTCATGTCTGCGACGCTGACCTGATGTATCGTTATTGATTTTGAAAAAATAATTGCCTGAGAGTGAGAATCTGCCATCAGTTGGAATAAATGAGACATAATTTGCAATACTTGGCACATCGTCCTGGCCTACAACCATTTTGGAAAAAGCCCTGGTTTCAATCGTATCGGCAGTGCGCTGGCTCACGGCGACGTTAAAGTCATTAAATGAATTTTGCCCGTTTGCCTTTGTTAAAAATAACACAGCAATAAAAATGAATAGCACCTCAGGGATCCGAAATTTCATGGGCTTGAAAATGTTGATACTGAAAAATTAAAAAGGATAATGCTTTCAAGTTTAACGGACGTTCCGAAAGCCAAAGTAAGTATGCGCTGGTCAAATAATTAACCTGACAAATTTAAAATTTTAACTCAGAAAAAATACGTTTAAATATCTGATTTTCAAATCCGGTTTCGGGCCGGGGGATGTTCGTGGTTAAGCTGTTGTGAATGTTTGAATATGCAACTACCTAATATGAATTGATAACATTTTAAAATGTCTTTTCAGAAAGATTTTAAAAGTATGACAAGCCAAAGGTGTGCCTTGGCTGGTCATACTTTTGAGCCAGATTTAGTCAAATGCTCAATGAATATTTTCCTCGTTTTCTTCAATAACCATTGATCTTACTTTTTCGTCTTCAAAGCTGTAAGTATGCGTTACAAGTCCGTCGCTCAATACCTGGCCATTTAAATCCCTGATAATCTGATGTACGCCCACCGCAATTAGTCCGCCAGGCCTCACCTGAAAAGAGACCGGAACCACATTAGGATCAATCTCCTGCCACTGACGCAGCCAATATTCCCGCACCTGATCATGACCGTACACATAGCCGCCTTCCCATCCGTTTGGCCAGGTCACATTCGTGTGTACATGTGCTAAAACCGCCTCAATATTCCGCTGATTAAAATCCTGATAAAGCCCGTTAAGGATTTTTTGATAGTCCATGGTCATAAGTTTAAAAAGTAATTATTAAGAAAACCAAAACTAATCAGGCCAATCGTGAGCGCGTGTCAGCGATGCTTGAGATAATGTAGGATTTGCTTGAGAATATGGTGTTTGCCGCCCATTACAGGAAAAATGGGAGCAATGGCCACTAGATTGTATCAGATTTCAGGAGCAATTACTTGCTTTAATCTTAGCTCTATGGAAGTTGTTTCAAAAAATTGCCTTATCCAAAACCATGCTTGATTGCACCATTAGGCGTTGGATTTTGCATACAGCGAACTCATGCAAAGCAAAAGCCGCGCTATAAATGAATGCTGTAAAACAAAGATTGTCTATCTGGAATGGTTACGAAGGAATTTTATCCCCAGACGCAGAAAAACAATAAGAAGATAAGTAACGTACAAACCAAGGCCAAGTAAAAATATGTTTGCAGCAATAGCAAAAAAGAAGGGAATAGAGCTAAAAATATTATTCATGTAATTAACTTTTAAGTTGTAACCTCAATTTACTACCAAAATTAAAATGTCCAAAAAATAGTGATTTTTTTCTTGGTTGGATTTTCGTTGCCAACAAATGGTCTCCATGTTTGACATTGAAATTATTTTGTAACCGCTAAATAAAAAGCCCGATTTTTATGAGTAGTAATCATTGATAATCTGTATTTTACAAACGGTTACTAAAATTTGAAAAAATTGAACACCCTGATTGTTTTGTGAACGAAATCGACGGATTTTGATGCCTTGTTACACGACTTGAAAATGTAAACCTCCTTTATTTATGATTAGAAATTATCTTAAAATCGCCCTTAGAAATTTGTGGAAAGATCGGTTGTTTTCCATGATCAGCATCGTTGGACTGGCAGCCGGACTTGCAGTTTCTATTATCATTATCCAGTTTGTGGTACATGAATGGAGCTATGATAAATTTCACGACAATGGGCCAAACATTTACAGGGTAATAGGTCGTAACAAACAATTTTCTTTTCCATTTACTTCTTCAAAACTTGCCGGTCAGCTTGCCGCAGAGAATCCGGAAATTAAAGCTTATACACGTGTTATCAGAAATACCTCGGCGATCATTAAAAATTCTGAAAACCCTGGTTTACCCAATGAAGAAAAGGGATTTATATTTGCTGACCCCTCGCTTTTTTCGGTTTTTACCTTTCCGTTAAAATACGGGAATGCCCATAACGTTCTGGAAAGACCATATACTGTGGTGATATCGGAGAGGATGGCGGATAAATATTTTGGGAAGGAAAATCCGGTTGGGAAACATATCAGCTATAACGTTCGGGAGTTATTTGAAATCACGGGTGTTGTCAAAAATGTTCCTACCAACTCGACACTTAACTTTGATTTTGTTTCATCCCAGGAAACCTTTTCAAAGGTGAACCCGACAATTTTTGAGAGTTTGCCAAACTTTGAAACTTTTCTTTTGATTGACCGCAAAGAATCTGTTCCTAAAATCGCAAGGAACATCAAAGTTGCCAACAAATTGATAGCAGCGCTTAATTACAATGAAAATGACAGCTATGAGTTGGAACCGTTTTATGGGCTGAGGCTGGGCGATACGCAAACATTTAATGAAAAACCAGGTCCGAAGCTATTGTATATTCTTTCCGGTATTTCAGTATTGATACTTTCTCTGGCTCTGTTTAACTACATCAACCTTGCAACGGCGCGCGCAACTTTACGGGCAAAAGAAGTTGGAGTCAGGAAAGCGATCGGAGCCAAAAGATCAAGTCTTGCCAAACAGTTTTTTCTGGAATCAACCCTTGTTACTTTTCTTGCGTTTTTATTGAGTATTGTTTTTGTCCTGATTTTCAGAGAATCATTCAATAATCTATTCGGCTTCACGATCGATTTATCGTTTCTTGTAAGCAAGATTTTTATGGTGGTGCTGGCCGGTTTGTTTGTAGTCTGCACAATTTTGGCCGGGATGTATCCTGCGCTGATTCTGTCCGGTTTTTCTCCGGTGAAGGTTCTGAAAGGAAATTACCTAAGCGCCAACCAGGGAACAAAAGCCCGGAGCGCCATGCTGGTTTTTCAATTTTCGGTATCGGCGATACTTATTTTATGCAGTCTGGTTATACAGCAGCAGATCCGGCTCCTGAAAAACCAGGATCTTGGTTTTAATAAAGAGCAGATGCTCAGAATATACCTGGGCCAAAGGATTACTGAAAGAAGTGATAGTTTCAAAAAGGCGGTCGTGTCGCGGATTGGAAGTGAAAACGTAAGTTTATCAAAATCAGCCTTATTTGGAGGATATGCATTGGGTAACTTCCAGACTGCATCTTCGGGTAAAACCGCTGATATGGCAATGTTTGAAGTGGATGCAGATTTTGTTAAAAATTCTGGTGCCAAATGGATTATAGAGCCTGAGAAATCAGCAATAAAAAACAGAGAAGGCTTTTATGTTACGCTTAACGAAGAGGCGGTAAAAAAACTTGGTTTTACAAATACTAGTGTTATTGGTCAGACCATTATGAGGGAAAAAGTTCATGAGTTCGGTACAGTGGTTGGGGTGATCAGGAATTTTTACCTGACCACTACGGTAATAGATGTACAGCCGATGTTATTTTGTGTCCAAAATCAATCCGTAGCGGCTAATGGTTTTTCAATCATGTATGTTCGTTTTCATCCAAGTGATGATGTGAGTGAAAAAATAGCGTTGCTGGAAAAAATTTATCATGCCTATGATCCTGGAACGCCGTTCCGGTATTCATTTCTCGATGACGATTTTCAACATATGTTTATATCGCAGACACGTATTTCGTACCTGATACGAATTTTTACAGTCGTGGCGATTTCGTTGTCTTGCCTTGGATTACTTGGACTGATCACATTTATCAGTCAGACAAGATCCAAAGAAATTAGTATTCGGAAAGTAATGGGTGCCAGCATCGTCAATATTTTCACGCTTCTTTCAAGAGATTTTATTTTACTGGTCCTCGTTTCGGTCCTGATCAGCACGCCGGTTTCTTATTATTTTATGCATCAGTGGTTGCAGAATTTTGCACATCGGATAGAAATAAGTTGGTGTCTATTTGCAGCTGGTGGAATAATTAGTTTAATCGTAGCATTGCTTTCGATCAGTTATGTTGGGCTAAAAACTGCCATGGCGAATCCGATTGATTCGCTCCGTTCGGAGTAGAATAAAGATATTGGTAAACTTTTTTTGTCTACCAAACGATTTTGAAATGTTGGGTTATTGCGCTTGCGGGAATATTGGCATCCGGCATTTCCTCATATGTGATTAGCTTTCATAGCTTTAACGTGGCACAGATGAATCCGGCTAGAAGTAGGCGCAGAACGATCATCACTAATCTGTATCAAAATAATCAGCAAAGTTTTAAGAAATACTTTTTTTCAAATGACTGGGCGCGATGCCATACTTCTTTTTGAAGGCGTATGAAAAGTGGGAGAGGTCTTCAAATCCTACTTCCAGGTACACTTCCGAAGGATGTTGTCCCAAATGTTCCAATCTGAAATGTGCTTCGGTGAGCCGCTTTTCCTGCAACCAGCGTCCGGGAGAGGTGCCAAAAGTCTTTTTAAAATCTTCCTTAAATACGGTAAGACTGCGCCCTGCAAGATAGCTGAATCGTTTAAGACTCACATTAAACCTGAAATTGCGGTTCATAAAGTTTTCCAGATCTATTTTGCCCGGATCACTGAAATCCAACAATACATTTTTCAGTTCCGGATTGGTTTTCAAAAGGAGCAGAACGATTTCCTTGGTTTTAAGAAACATAAAATGGTCGCGTTCTTTCCCGGTCAGGTCCATATAGGGTTTTATGGACTTTAAGTAACTTTCAAGCAAGGTATGCGGATCCAGTTTGATGACCGCATCACAACCGAAACATTCATTCGGATCAGCTTCATATCCATATTCTTTACTGAAACTTCGCAGGAATTCCTGGCCGACAAAAATTGAAACCGACTTGAATTCCTTGCCGTTCGCCCCACCTTTTTTATATCTCGCAAAATGGTTGCGGGAGATAAAACCATATTCGCCAGCTCCAAAAGTATA
The nucleotide sequence above comes from Dyadobacter subterraneus. Encoded proteins:
- a CDS encoding RidA family protein — protein: MDSGITYLNPDELLKNPAFSQIAVTKGNGSTIYIGGQNAITKDLEIIGKGDITRQTEYVLQNIETALSSCGATLDDLFKLTIYILQGQDVRKGFEGAQGFIKKLKNPPVISGIVVAGLANPDYLVEIEAVAFKKDE
- a CDS encoding GNAT family N-acetyltransferase gives rise to the protein MEIKLRQERVTDHDAISEAIIASYENVEYSNHREQIMVERLRNSKAFVPELSIVAELDERTIVGHILLTRIQIIKKEKFLDALVLAPLSIRPEYQNIGIGKRLVMESHRVARGLGFEFVTVLGHADYYPKFGYGITSKYNIEIPYKISEANSMIIDLSGNDFSSVINGKVKYSDEFFE
- a CDS encoding nuclear transport factor 2 family protein; translated protein: MDYQKILNGLYQDFNQRNIEAVLAHVHTNVTWPNGWEGGYVYGHDQVREYWLRQWQEIDPNVVPVSFQVRPGGLIAVGVHQIIRDLNGQVLSDGLVTHTYSFEDEKVRSMVIEENEENIH
- a CDS encoding ABC transporter permease, producing the protein MIRNYLKIALRNLWKDRLFSMISIVGLAAGLAVSIIIIQFVVHEWSYDKFHDNGPNIYRVIGRNKQFSFPFTSSKLAGQLAAENPEIKAYTRVIRNTSAIIKNSENPGLPNEEKGFIFADPSLFSVFTFPLKYGNAHNVLERPYTVVISERMADKYFGKENPVGKHISYNVRELFEITGVVKNVPTNSTLNFDFVSSQETFSKVNPTIFESLPNFETFLLIDRKESVPKIARNIKVANKLIAALNYNENDSYELEPFYGLRLGDTQTFNEKPGPKLLYILSGISVLILSLALFNYINLATARATLRAKEVGVRKAIGAKRSSLAKQFFLESTLVTFLAFLLSIVFVLIFRESFNNLFGFTIDLSFLVSKIFMVVLAGLFVVCTILAGMYPALILSGFSPVKVLKGNYLSANQGTKARSAMLVFQFSVSAILILCSLVIQQQIRLLKNQDLGFNKEQMLRIYLGQRITERSDSFKKAVVSRIGSENVSLSKSALFGGYALGNFQTASSGKTADMAMFEVDADFVKNSGAKWIIEPEKSAIKNREGFYVTLNEEAVKKLGFTNTSVIGQTIMREKVHEFGTVVGVIRNFYLTTTVIDVQPMLFCVQNQSVAANGFSIMYVRFHPSDDVSEKIALLEKIYHAYDPGTPFRYSFLDDDFQHMFISQTRISYLIRIFTVVAISLSCLGLLGLITFISQTRSKEISIRKVMGASIVNIFTLLSRDFILLVLVSVLISTPVSYYFMHQWLQNFAHRIEISWCLFAAGGIISLIVALLSISYVGLKTAMANPIDSLRSE
- a CDS encoding helix-turn-helix domain-containing protein — protein: MENAPYPCHVEPTISNEQFIAEHIFIYLETGFLTIYDGNETYTFGAGEYGFISRNHFARYKKGGANGKEFKSVSIFVGQEFLRSFSKEYGYEADPNECFGCDAVIKLDPHTLLESYLKSIKPYMDLTGKERDHFMFLKTKEIVLLLLKTNPELKNVLLDFSDPGKIDLENFMNRNFRFNVSLKRFSYLAGRSLTVFKEDFKKTFGTSPGRWLQEKRLTEAHFRLEHLGQHPSEVYLEVGFEDLSHFSYAFKKKYGIAPSHLKKSIS